A genomic region of Nymphaea colorata isolate Beijing-Zhang1983 chromosome 2, ASM883128v2, whole genome shotgun sequence contains the following coding sequences:
- the LOC116246925 gene encoding E3 ubiquitin-protein ligase ORTHRUS 2-like: protein MGLQDLPCDSDGVCMVCKVKPDDTETLLCSTCATPWHGPCLASPPASLSSVINWQCPDCSPPAANNGCPLPSVCVVAGNGESNGLLAAIRAIQADESLSETEKAKKRQELMTRNAKKGDEEEKGKKQGKGESEDERVDGVEEDINCAFCLQLPERPVTTPCGHNFCLRCFQKWVGQGKRTCAKCRGSIPARMVEQPRINAALVAVIRMSRKPRSASDNGVAKAYNYSIHNKDRPDKAFTTERAKKPGKSNACSGKIFVTVPPDHFGPIAAENDPIRNQGVLVGECWEDRMECRQWGTHLPHVAGIAGQSDYGAQSVALSGGYQDDEDHGEWFLYTGSGGRDLSGNKRTNKEQSFDQKFEKMNEALRVSCKKGYPVRVVRSHKEKRSSYAPESGVRYDGIYRIEKCWRKVGIQGFKVCRYLFVRCDNEPAPWTSDLHGDRPRQLPSIKELKVATDITERKGSPSWDWEEGKGWFWKQPPPPSRRQLHDQSGGNHKSRKARSGKKVTWFPPEILCCLCRKLMTLPVTTSCGHSFCKACLEAAFPPIRERSSAGGRSLRTQKAIRKCPTCTQNIEGFFENPQVNLDLQTAIEKIKKDMEDNMVESSEGEDAEKVMDGGESPEPLLNYESEENIDAPAEAKEADASAKVHEAVTADKSNLKRKGPARAIPTRAQSKRLKEGKMEDQKVEDRSPSSPLLIQSDGVFE, encoded by the exons atGGGTCTTCAGGATCTTCCCTGTGACAGCGATGGGGTGTGCATGGTGTGCAAGGTGAAGCCCGACGACACCGAGACTCTCCTCTGCTCCACCTGCGCAACCCCTTGGCACGGCCCCTGCCTCGCCTCCCCTCCCGCCTCCCTTTCCTCCGTCATCAACTGGCAGTGTCCCGACTGTTCCCCTCCGGCCGCCAACAATGGCTGCCCGCTACCGTCGGTTTGCGTGGTCGCTGGGAATGGTGAGTCGAATGGCCTGCTCGCTGCCATCCGCGCCATCCAGGCCGACGAGTCGCTTTCTGAAACTGAAAAGGCGAAAAAGAGGCAGGAGCTAATGACGAGGAACGCGAAGAAAGGGGAcgaggaggagaaggggaagaagcAGGGGAAGGGAGAGAGCGAAGATGAGCGGGTGGACGGCGTCGAGGAGGATATCAACTGCGCCTTCTGCCTGCAGCTGCCTGAGCGCCCTGTCACA ACACCGTGCGGCCATAACTTCTGCTTAAGATGCTTTCAGAAATGGGTAGGCCAGGGGAAGAGGACATGCGCAAAATGCCGGGGTTCCATTCCTGCGAGAATGGTCGAACAGCCAAGGATAAATGCTGCATTGGTCGCAGTAATCAGAATGTCGAGGAAGCCAAGATCAGCCTCAGATAATGGTGTCGCTAAGGCGTATAACTATTCAATCCACAACAAAGATCGGCCTGACAAAGCCTTCACCACAGAAAGGGCGAAAAAGCCTGGAAAGTCCAACGCATGCAGTGGAAAGATCTTCGTAACTGTCCCCCCTGATCACTTTGGTCCCATCGCGGCAGAGAATGACCCGATAAGGAATCAGGGGGTTCTCGTTGGTGAATGTTGGGAAGATCGGATGGAGTGCAGGCAATGGGGAACCCATCTGCCCCATGTTGCTGGGATTGCTGGACAGTCAGATTACGGTGCACAGTCGGTTGCCCTCTCTGGTGGATACCAGGATGATGAGGATCATGGCGAGTGGTTCCTCTATACAGGGAG TGGGGGTAGAGACTTGAGCGGGAATAAGAGGACAAACAAGGAACAATCATTTGACCagaaatttgagaaaatgaatgaggCACTGCGTGTAAGTTGCAAAAAGGGCTATCCAGTTCGTGTTGTGAG GTCACACAAAGAGAAGCGTTCTTCGTATGCCCCAGAGAGTGGTGTTAGATATGATGGGATTTACAGGATTGAGAAATGTTGGCGGAAGGTTGGGATCCAG GGCTTCAAAGTTTGCCGGTACCTATTTGTGAGATGTGATAATGAACCTGCTCCATGGACTAG tgATCTGCATGGTGATCGTCCTAGGCAATTGCCATCCATCAAAGAGCTTAAGGTGGCAACTGACATCACAGAAAGGAAAGGAAGCCCTTCATGGGACTGGGAG GAAGGGAAAGGTTGGTTTTGGAAGCAGCCTCCACCTCCAAGTAGGAGACAATTGCATGATCAAAGTGGTGGAAACCATAAATCAAGGAAGGCACGCTCTGGCAAGAAAGTCACCTGGTTCCCTCCAG AAATCCTCTGTTGTCTTTGCCGCAAGCTTATGACTCTTCCAGTTACTACTTCTTGTGGCCATAGTTTCTGTAAAGCCTGTCTGGAGGCGGCTTTTCCACCAATCAGAGAGAGAAGTTCTGCTGGTGGCCGGAGCCTGAGAACACAGAAAGCCATCAGAAAATGTCCTACTTGTACACAAAATATTGAAGGATTTTTTGAGAACCCCCAG GTTAACTTAGATCTGCAAACAGcgattgagaaaataaaaaaggatatgGAGGACAATATGGTAGAAtcaagtgaaggtgaagatgcaGAAAAGGTGATGGATGGTGGAGAAAGTCCTGAACCTCTTTTAAATTATGAATCTGAGGAAAACATTGATGCTCCAGCAGAAGCAAAGGAAGCTGATGCTTCTGCTAAAGTTCACGAGGCCGTAACTGCAGATAAAAGTAACCTAAAAAGAAAGGGACCTGCGCGTGCCATTCCCACAAGGGCCCAAAGCAAGAGGTTGAAGGAAGGCAAAATGGAAGATCAAAAAGTGGAGGATAGATCTCCATCTAGCCCACTGCTTATTCAGTCTGACGGAGTTTTTGAGTAA
- the LOC116246785 gene encoding uncharacterized protein LOC116246785, with amino-acid sequence MSAQIACSLVLPLLLPTSSPFGSSNKHTVAGRPTKFWKVAASFSRFNPKTVRLRHSVRISDGFRKGKCQAAGEGARTGGEGSVVYQGMYGPWSIDAADVREVILYRSGLVTASATLIIAGSAAFLPDGVFKDFIRAYIDLLYAIGAGGLGLSLALIHIYVTPIKRTLQAFWVLGAIGSLVTYLTLAQPAGESLTQYVINQPTAVWFVGPLFAALTGLVFKEGLCYGKLEAGVLTFLIPTVLLGHLTGLANDNVKISLLAVWMLFFMIFASRKFTQPIKDDIGDKSVFMFNSLPEEEKKALVMRLEQLREKLE; translated from the exons ATGTCTGCACAAATTGCGTGCTCTCTAGTTCTTCCGCTCTTGCTTCCTACAAGTTCCCCTTTTGGATCCTCGAACAAGCATACCGTAGCTGGTCGGCCCACGAAATTCTGGAAGGTAGCTGCGAGCTTCTCCAGATTCAATCCCAAAACCGTCCGATTGCGACACTCCGTTCGGATTTCGGATGGTTTCAGGAAGGGAAAATGCCAAGCCGCCGGAGAAGGCGCTCGAACGGGCGGCGAAGGGAGCGTCGTCTACCAAGGGATGTATGGACCGTGGTCGATCGATGCTGCAGACGTCCGTGAG GTAATTCTCTACAGATCTGGATTGGTGACTGCATCAGCAACGTTAATAATTGCTGGGTCAGCGGCTTTTCTACCTGATGGCGTCTTCAAGGATTTCATAAGAGCATATATTGACTTATTATACGCAATTGGGGCTGGAGGACTTGGGTTGTCGCTGGCGTTGATTCACATATATGTCACCCCTATCAAACGCACCCTTCAAGCATTCTGGGTTCTGGGAGCTATTGGATCACTCGTTACATATCTTACCCTTGCTCAGCCTGCTGGTGAGAGCTTGACACAGTATGTCATTAATCAGCCAACAGCTGTATGGTTTGTTGGGCCTCTTTTTGCAGCCTTAACCGGACTTGTGTTCAAGGAAG GTCTCTGCTATGGAAAGTTGGAAGCTGGTGTCTTGACATTTCTCATCCCCACAGTGCTTCTCGGACATCTG ACAGGATTAGCCAAtgacaatgtgaaaatttcactgCTGGCGGTGTGGATGCTTTTTTTCATGATATTTGCGTCAAGGAAGTTTACACAGCCTATTAAG GATGATATAGGTGACAAGTCTGTGTTCATGTTCAACTCCCTCccagaggaagaaaagaaagcccTAGTTATGAGACTTGAACAATTGAGGGAGAAGCTTGAATAG